One Thermomonas paludicola genomic window, TCGATTCGATCAAGCATGGCTTATGGCTTCTATATTGAAATATTGTTCGATATGCATGTTTAACGTCGAACAAGGTTCTAGCATAGCGGTATCCATCCGTATCGGAGATCGCCATGCCTCGTTTCCAGACCACCGCCGTCCACGCCGGCCGCGAAGACTTCAACGCGCTGTGCGTGCACGCGCCGCCGCTCGACCTGTCCACCACCTATCCCATCGCTGATCTGGACGTGGGCAGTGCCAGCTTCGATGCGCTGGTGGGCGGGCAGGCCAACGCCGCCAATCCCATCTACGCGCGCCTGCACAATCCCACCGTGGCGCGCACCGAGAATGCGATCGCGGCGCTTGAAGGCACCGAAGCCTGTGTGGCCTATGCCTCGGGCATGGCCGCGATGACCGCCGTGCTGCTGGATCGCGCCCAGCACGGCAAGCATGTGCTGGTGCTGCGGCCGCTGTACGGCACCTCCGATCACCTGCTGGCCACCGGCATGTGCGGGCTGGAGCCGGAGTTCGTCACCGATGCGGCCGAAATTGCGGCGCGCCTGCGCCCGGAGACCGCGCTGGTGGTGATCGAAACCCCCTCCAATCCCACTCTCAATCTGATCGATATCCGTGCTGTCGTCGCGGCTGCGGGGAAGGTGCCGGTGCTGGTGGATTCCACCTTCGCCACGCCGGTGTTGCAGCGCCCGGTGGAGTTTGGTGCGACCTATGTGCTGCACAGCGCCACCAAGTTCCTTGGCGGGCATGGTGACGTGATCGCCGGCGTGATTTGCTGCGATGACGCGCATGCCGCACCGCTGCGCACCGTGCGCGCGGCCACCGGCGCGTTGCTGCACCCATTGGCGGCATACCTGCTGCATCGTGGCTTGCCGACGCTGAAGCTGCGGGTGGAGGCGGCGCAGGCCAATGCACAAGTGTTGGCGCAGCGTCTTGTCGAGCATCCGGCGGTCGCCAAGGTGTTCTATCCGGGCCTGAAGGACGCGGTGAACGGCCAGCTGGTTGGCCAGCAGATGTCAGGCCCCGGCACCCTGATGGCATTCGAGGTGCGGGGTGGCCACGATGCGGCGGCCAAATTGATGGCATCGGTAAAGGTGATGACTGC contains:
- a CDS encoding trans-sulfuration enzyme family protein; translated protein: MPRFQTTAVHAGREDFNALCVHAPPLDLSTTYPIADLDVGSASFDALVGGQANAANPIYARLHNPTVARTENAIAALEGTEACVAYASGMAAMTAVLLDRAQHGKHVLVLRPLYGTSDHLLATGMCGLEPEFVTDAAEIAARLRPETALVVIETPSNPTLNLIDIRAVVAAAGKVPVLVDSTFATPVLQRPVEFGATYVLHSATKFLGGHGDVIAGVICCDDAHAAPLRTVRAATGALLHPLAAYLLHRGLPTLKLRVEAAQANAQVLAQRLVEHPAVAKVFYPGLKDAVNGQLVGQQMSGPGTLMAFEVRGGHDAAAKLMASVKVMTAAVSLGSVDTLIQHPAGLTHRMVDEKVKAATGITPGLLRLSVGIEDVEDLWDDLLQALSRASA